One window from the genome of Vicugna pacos chromosome 21, VicPac4, whole genome shotgun sequence encodes:
- the CFAP126 gene encoding protein Flattop: MATNYSANQYEKAFSPKYLQNWSLAKPTKERISSHEGYTQIIANERGHLLPSVPRSKANPWGSFMGTWQMPLKIPPARVTLTSRTAAGAASLTKWIQKNPDLLKASNGLCPEILGKPHDSDSQKKLRKSITKTVQQATSPTIIPNSPASSLNTLDQLQSSHPSAGHTPGPQTPASSPKSPPGSPCTLEHCAGPNLAEVQKCKPGTS; this comes from the exons ATGGCCACTAACTACAGTGCCAACCAG TATGAAAAAGCTTTCTCACCCAAGTATCTGCAGAACTGGTCTCTCGCCAAGCCAACAAAAGAG AGGATATCTTCCCATGAAGGCTACACTCAGATTATCGCCAATGAACGTGGACATCTGTTGCCTTCAGTGCCCCGTTCCAAG gCAAATCCTTGGGGATCCTTCATGGGCACATGGCAAATGCCTCTGAAGATACCCCCTGCTCGGGTGACCCTGACCTCCCGTACAGCTGCTGGTGCTGCCTCCCTCACCAAATGGATACAGAAAAATCCTGATTTACTGAAGGCCTCCAATGGGCTGTGTCCTGAAATCTTAGGCAAG CCGCATGATTCAGACAGTCAGAAGAAACTCAGGAAGTCGATCACAAAGACTGTACAACAAGCAACAAGTCCAACCATAATCCCAAACTCCCCAGCCTCAAGTCTCAATACCCTAGATCAACTCCAAAGCTCACATCCCTCGGCAGGTCACACTCCAGGTCCCCAGACCCCAGCTAGCTCTCCTAAGAGCCCACCTGGAAGCCCATGCACGCTAGAACACTGTGCAGGTCCTAATCTAGCCGAGGTCCAGAAATGCAAACCTGGAACTTCATAA